In one window of Lewinella sp. 4G2 DNA:
- a CDS encoding M56 family metallopeptidase, which translates to MNYLLTASLLLLVIWPAYALLLRFSSRYATNRSLLVLGMLAVTILPFAKLPSPAPVVSERVQHSIEYVASTVSNEAELALPRVPSNGEETGPALSQGPTSTIEVQRATSVPTDYWSYGYLSGLLLLGSILCGRLLSVLTLHLRSRPKNGYRELAENATAGQAFTFGRTIYVSQDLPANADFHHILDHERVHANQLHSLDILLSEIFLCLFWFHPAAWWLRAQLRANLEYLVDQQVIRNGADKRGYQLALVRQSQTAGQLALALPFSEPTLRGRISRLTGLPEYRVVAIGAALAFLGWFGVAALVINGTQDDPSTDNLYLAASATDDDAWVAYYDRTLPAELTSFELYTDRMLTGEEYLRVRAMLAKAPGVKLYVFKNQYDPGPSLEIQYHQQEPGRMQLRPTPRNGNIYMIGLETRGSALVAQDHFAPVSMEFWARHETPGGGNGMIVYNTSTQPNSAIDFTSLTEADFTDGPIVYFNRQRVDLNEGTFSAADKTSSDYRINGVAVAELGRDEWTKVRVEGRPLESPKTRLARLAGLLDGNISRSHPALGKFVKHGFTYQSYWTDPGTFRAWYEKIDVSDDRPCKCRYNDNSVTKDFLLDTEFGPNAMMQIAYDDGTTDAISLMVLDDYPEGSSFLNRDHVEIGTPANGEDVSGPAQKINIYLKRLPSPNEVDWISHYLADFPGYQLRLYQNCTDAAGSLTLNLGDARGKTWGFDNWPIDQSSDRVRQINLTRYPGAGVRASTNANALWPPEAGDYAFAIEVDGRMTVFEGYTNPSYDPVGLDRPFAMDRFRCLMYGDDIPQTTEAQWISTYHDGSLNKMDYVLQTLEEHDYQDRPVTFYLNDKPISFEAFVETDGGSNSTVYIGGLPNRPGSPIYVQLDDVSVVR; encoded by the coding sequence ATGAATTACCTATTAACGGCTTCCCTATTATTGCTGGTCATCTGGCCGGCCTACGCCCTTTTACTCCGCTTTTCTTCCCGCTACGCCACCAACCGCAGCCTCCTGGTGCTGGGCATGTTGGCGGTCACCATCCTTCCGTTTGCGAAGTTGCCCAGCCCGGCGCCGGTCGTCTCCGAGCGCGTGCAACATTCCATCGAATACGTCGCGTCCACCGTCTCCAACGAGGCGGAGTTGGCGCTGCCGCGGGTGCCAAGTAATGGGGAAGAAACAGGACCGGCCCTCAGCCAGGGACCCACCTCCACCATTGAGGTCCAACGGGCCACTTCGGTACCGACTGATTACTGGTCCTACGGCTACCTGTCCGGTCTCCTCCTGTTGGGGTCCATCCTCTGTGGAAGGTTACTGAGCGTCCTTACCCTGCACCTGCGTTCGCGCCCAAAAAATGGGTACCGGGAACTCGCAGAAAATGCAACTGCCGGGCAGGCGTTCACCTTCGGCCGGACGATCTACGTCAGCCAGGACCTCCCCGCAAACGCGGACTTCCACCACATCCTGGACCATGAACGCGTCCACGCCAACCAGCTCCACTCGCTGGATATTCTGCTGAGCGAGATCTTCCTCTGCCTCTTCTGGTTCCACCCCGCGGCCTGGTGGCTGCGCGCCCAACTCCGGGCCAACCTGGAGTACCTCGTGGACCAACAAGTGATCCGCAACGGCGCCGATAAACGGGGCTACCAACTGGCGCTCGTCCGCCAGAGCCAGACGGCCGGCCAACTGGCCCTCGCCCTACCCTTCTCGGAACCCACCCTGCGCGGCCGCATCTCCCGCCTGACGGGGTTGCCCGAATACCGCGTCGTGGCCATCGGCGCCGCCCTGGCCTTCCTCGGTTGGTTCGGCGTGGCCGCCCTCGTCATCAATGGCACCCAGGACGACCCGTCGACCGATAACCTGTACCTCGCCGCTTCCGCTACCGACGACGACGCTTGGGTGGCCTACTACGACCGGACGCTCCCCGCAGAACTGACCTCCTTCGAACTCTATACCGACCGAATGCTGACGGGCGAGGAATACCTGCGCGTGCGGGCCATGCTCGCCAAGGCGCCCGGCGTGAAATTGTACGTATTCAAGAACCAGTACGACCCCGGGCCGAGCCTGGAGATCCAGTACCACCAGCAGGAACCCGGGCGGATGCAACTCCGGCCAACGCCCCGCAACGGTAACATCTACATGATCGGCCTGGAAACCCGGGGCTCGGCCCTCGTCGCGCAGGACCACTTCGCGCCGGTGAGTATGGAATTCTGGGCACGGCACGAAACGCCCGGCGGCGGCAACGGCATGATCGTATACAACACCAGTACCCAGCCCAACTCCGCCATCGATTTCACCAGCCTGACGGAAGCGGACTTTACCGACGGACCGATCGTTTATTTCAACCGCCAACGCGTCGACCTGAATGAGGGTACCTTCTCCGCTGCGGACAAGACCAGCAGCGACTACCGCATCAACGGCGTGGCCGTGGCCGAGTTAGGCCGGGATGAATGGACGAAAGTCCGCGTCGAGGGCCGCCCCCTCGAAAGCCCCAAAACCCGCCTCGCCCGCCTGGCCGGTCTGCTCGACGGGAATATTAGCAGGAGCCACCCCGCGCTCGGCAAATTCGTCAAGCACGGCTTCACCTACCAGTCTTACTGGACGGACCCAGGGACCTTCCGCGCCTGGTACGAAAAGATCGACGTGAGCGATGACCGGCCCTGCAAGTGCCGCTACAACGATAACTCCGTCACGAAAGACTTTCTGCTGGACACTGAATTCGGCCCCAACGCCATGATGCAGATTGCCTACGACGACGGAACAACGGATGCCATTAGCCTGATGGTGCTCGACGACTACCCGGAAGGCAGCTCCTTCCTGAATCGTGACCACGTCGAAATCGGTACGCCCGCCAACGGTGAGGACGTCTCCGGGCCGGCCCAAAAAATTAATATCTACCTCAAGCGCCTCCCCTCCCCCAACGAGGTGGACTGGATCAGCCACTACCTGGCGGATTTCCCCGGGTACCAACTCCGCCTCTACCAAAATTGTACCGACGCCGCCGGCAGCCTCACCCTGAACTTGGGCGACGCGCGCGGCAAGACCTGGGGCTTCGACAACTGGCCGATCGACCAATCTTCGGACCGCGTCCGCCAGATCAACCTCACCCGCTACCCGGGGGCCGGCGTGCGGGCCAGCACCAACGCTAATGCCCTCTGGCCACCGGAGGCCGGCGACTACGCTTTCGCCATCGAGGTGGATGGCCGCATGACCGTCTTCGAAGGCTACACCAACCCCTCCTACGACCCCGTAGGCCTGGACCGCCCCTTCGCCATGGACCGCTTCCGCTGCCTCATGTACGGCGACGACATCCCCCAAACCACGGAAGCCCAGTGGATATCTACCTACCATGATGGCAGCCTCAACAAGATGGACTACGTCCTCCAAACCCTGGAAGAACACGACTACCAGGACCGCCCCGTCACCTTCTACCTGAACGATAAACCCATCAGCTTCGAAGCCTTCGTAGAAACCGATGGTGGCTCCAACTCCACCGTCTACATCGGCGGCCTCCCCAACCGCCCCGGCTCCCCAATCTACGTGCAATTGGATGATGTGAGCGTGGTGCGGTAG
- a CDS encoding DUF6624 domain-containing protein: MKIQILALLLTLLTTCSQSPKASDTPLTTLHKLSLGEIVEWERRGAFELEDAAFVNVYDQPIGEAEKDLVSAGGAGFDYYSNGEAIEKVLVRPQIYQDNIIKILRHRAQDDPLADYTISDRYCDSISTVIDGVIERDQGVRNGSLAGDMRTVDAENQAIMVSIFESCGDMYEELTGNQIRSLWFVAQHSDAELMAYYYPWFYEAVERGRMNSSTFALMIDRLLMYHDYPQEYGSQIQNGDLYPVRDRANLNVIRESVGLGPIEEYLARF, translated from the coding sequence ATGAAAATTCAAATTCTAGCCCTCCTCCTAACCCTCCTAACCACCTGCTCCCAGTCCCCAAAAGCCTCCGACACCCCCCTCACCACCCTCCACAAACTCAGCCTCGGCGAGATCGTGGAGTGGGAGCGCCGCGGTGCCTTTGAGTTGGAGGACGCCGCCTTCGTCAATGTCTACGACCAACCCATCGGTGAGGCGGAGAAGGACCTCGTGAGCGCCGGCGGGGCCGGGTTCGATTACTACTCCAACGGTGAAGCGATTGAGAAAGTCCTGGTGCGGCCCCAGATTTACCAGGACAACATCATCAAGATCCTCCGCCACCGCGCTCAGGACGACCCCTTGGCGGACTACACCATCAGCGACCGGTACTGCGACTCCATTTCCACGGTGATCGACGGTGTGATCGAACGCGACCAGGGCGTCCGCAATGGCTCCCTGGCTGGCGACATGCGGACGGTCGACGCCGAAAACCAGGCCATCATGGTCTCTATCTTCGAGTCCTGCGGCGACATGTACGAGGAGCTGACGGGCAACCAGATCCGCAGCCTCTGGTTCGTCGCCCAGCACAGCGACGCCGAATTGATGGCCTACTACTACCCCTGGTTCTACGAAGCCGTGGAGCGGGGCCGCATGAACAGTTCCACCTTCGCCCTGATGATCGATCGCCTCCTGATGTACCACGATTACCCCCAGGAGTACGGCTCCCAAATCCAAAATGGCGACCTCTACCCCGTCCGCGACCGAGCCAACCTCAACGTCATCCGCGAAAGTGTGGGTTTGGGGCCGATTGAGGAGTATTTAGCGCGGTTTTAG
- a CDS encoding M20/M25/M40 family metallo-hydrolase, translating into MLNIRLLFLLLLCGPVCPYFAGTCVSAQTLTLHERTLASLPDYEAFLSIPNDARKEGQLEPNLQWLEREFSKRGFSSKRLPNAGLDLVLFTFPATEPDAETVLFYGHVDGQSVDPGKWKLAPPFQPTYGTMAVNAAGEVEYTAAELPADPTASDVRLFARSASDAKAPIMMFLIAWDHLVASGKRPNYTVKFVADSMEEAQAPDLEGMVRTHRNSLAADHLVILDGPVHATNQPTLMGGARGIATARLTVYGPRLALHSGHYGNYAPNPALGLAQLLAGMKDTHGRVIIPGYYDGIEIDATSRAMMAAVPDDTTRLHPQLGFTGHDAIGNNLQEALQYPSLNIRGMRSGWVGAAARTIIPATAVANLDLRLVAETEGDRLLKLLEQYILDQGYFLIEDGREPTDAERAAHPRLASFSGRTSYAAFRTDLNGPTGTWLQSALRRTFEREPILIRTMGGSVPIAPFVTTLDVPAVVLPLVNPDNNQHAPNENILLRNYFRGVETLYGVLGEKM; encoded by the coding sequence ATGCTGAATATCCGATTACTGTTCTTACTGCTGCTGTGCGGTCCCGTTTGCCCCTACTTCGCCGGCACCTGCGTCAGCGCCCAAACGCTTACCCTGCACGAACGGACCCTGGCTTCGCTGCCGGACTACGAGGCCTTCCTCTCCATCCCGAACGACGCCCGCAAGGAGGGACAATTGGAACCTAACCTGCAGTGGCTCGAACGGGAATTTAGTAAGCGGGGATTCAGCAGCAAGCGCCTCCCGAACGCCGGGCTCGACCTCGTGCTGTTCACCTTCCCTGCCACCGAGCCGGACGCCGAAACCGTCCTCTTTTACGGCCACGTCGACGGGCAAAGTGTGGACCCCGGCAAGTGGAAGTTGGCCCCACCCTTCCAACCCACTTACGGTACGATGGCCGTCAACGCCGCCGGCGAAGTGGAGTACACCGCCGCGGAACTTCCGGCGGACCCCACTGCTTCCGACGTCCGCCTCTTCGCCCGCTCGGCCAGCGACGCCAAGGCCCCGATCATGATGTTTTTGATCGCCTGGGACCACCTCGTCGCCAGCGGCAAACGACCGAACTACACGGTAAAATTTGTCGCCGACAGCATGGAAGAAGCCCAGGCGCCGGACCTCGAGGGGATGGTCCGGACCCACCGCAACAGCCTGGCGGCCGACCACCTGGTGATCCTCGACGGGCCCGTCCACGCCACCAACCAACCGACGCTGATGGGCGGCGCACGTGGTATCGCCACCGCCCGGCTGACGGTCTACGGGCCCCGGCTCGCCCTCCACAGTGGGCACTACGGAAACTACGCACCCAACCCCGCCCTCGGGCTGGCCCAACTTCTGGCCGGCATGAAGGATACCCACGGCCGCGTCATCATCCCCGGCTACTACGACGGGATTGAGATCGACGCTACCAGCCGCGCCATGATGGCCGCCGTGCCGGACGACACTACGCGGCTGCACCCTCAACTTGGCTTTACGGGTCACGATGCCATCGGTAACAACCTTCAGGAAGCCCTGCAGTACCCTAGCCTCAATATCCGCGGCATGCGGAGTGGCTGGGTGGGCGCCGCCGCCCGGACGATCATCCCCGCCACCGCCGTCGCCAACCTGGACCTGCGATTGGTCGCGGAAACGGAGGGTGACCGCCTACTGAAACTGCTGGAGCAATACATCCTGGACCAGGGCTACTTCCTCATCGAAGACGGCCGCGAACCGACCGACGCCGAACGCGCCGCTCACCCCCGCCTGGCTTCCTTTTCGGGGCGCACTTCCTACGCCGCCTTCCGCACGGACCTGAACGGGCCGACGGGTACCTGGCTCCAGTCCGCCCTCCGCCGGACTTTTGAGCGGGAGCCCATCTTAATTCGGACGATGGGTGGCTCCGTCCCCATCGCACCCTTCGTGACTACGCTGGATGTCCCCGCCGTCGTCCTCCCCCTCGTCAATCCGGACAACAACCAGCACGCGCCTAATGAGAATATCTTGCTGCGGAATTACTTTCGGGGGGTCGAGACCTTGTACGGAGTATTGGGGGAGAAGATGTAG
- a CDS encoding HupE/UreJ family protein: MPVRTIKLRGLAGFCLLLLPTLLLAHGVSDSDQATLAEGGLLAYIYVGAKHMLTGYDHLLFLAGVIFYLKGFKDIVRFITVFTVGHSITLIGATYLGVRVDEHLIDAVIALSVLYKGFENLGGFTKLLDVKSPPLLSMVFVFGLIHGLGLSTRLQSFDLGAGSFLAKIVSFNVGVELGQVLALIPIVFLITQWQRLKSYAAFYRAMNWYLIVAGIGLFVYQLYGYFNG; the protein is encoded by the coding sequence ATGCCCGTGAGAACTATTAAGCTACGCGGCCTGGCAGGCTTTTGTCTGTTGCTACTGCCAACTCTACTCCTGGCCCACGGCGTCAGTGATTCGGACCAGGCTACCCTCGCTGAAGGTGGCCTATTGGCCTACATCTACGTTGGTGCTAAGCACATGCTAACGGGATATGACCACTTGCTTTTCCTTGCCGGGGTGATCTTTTACCTGAAGGGGTTTAAGGATATTGTCCGTTTCATCACCGTTTTTACGGTGGGCCACAGCATTACCCTCATCGGGGCAACGTACTTGGGAGTACGGGTGGACGAGCACCTGATCGACGCCGTGATTGCGCTGAGCGTACTTTATAAAGGCTTTGAAAACCTGGGGGGCTTCACGAAGTTATTGGACGTAAAATCTCCACCCTTACTCTCAATGGTATTCGTTTTTGGACTCATCCACGGGCTGGGTCTTTCGACACGTTTGCAGTCCTTCGACCTGGGTGCCGGCTCCTTCCTGGCCAAGATCGTCAGTTTTAATGTTGGGGTTGAGTTGGGGCAAGTTCTGGCTTTGATTCCCATTGTGTTCCTCATTACCCAGTGGCAACGGCTGAAGAGTTACGCAGCTTTTTACCGGGCAATGAACTGGTACCTGATCGTTGCTGGTATTGGGTTGTTCGTGTACCAGTTGTACGGGTATTTTAACGGCTGA
- a CDS encoding DUF4198 domain-containing protein has protein sequence MKHLLTLFAAVLLLSSHDMFLKLDTYFLPQDKLVSLELFNGTFEESENVITRDRMQDVSILGNGKRRTVDTSQWSEVGMATVLTFKTGAPGTYVAGVSTRARSIEMDAEAFNGYLEHDGILDLLAERKADPARHTDAVERYSKHVKTIFQVGDKLTDDWATPLGYPIEFVPQSNPYSLKPGDEMQVQLLFDGAPLGDQLVYLGNDHAHGHAHTDAHEHEHAEDGGHSHAGIEQMRTDANGMITAKLPSEGVWYLRTINLVPINEPGLTHESNWATLTFELGHGHAHGAHTDHGHSHGTEAEHTHDHGHQHAHDQGEGHDHEAGLPGWVFWIASLVFVGVLFFYFNGKANARENY, from the coding sequence ATGAAGCACCTCCTTACTTTGTTTGCCGCCGTGCTGCTCCTGAGTAGCCACGATATGTTCCTAAAACTGGATACCTACTTTTTGCCGCAGGACAAATTGGTTTCCCTGGAGTTATTCAACGGCACTTTTGAAGAAAGTGAGAACGTCATTACCCGCGACCGAATGCAGGACGTAAGTATTCTGGGCAACGGAAAGCGACGGACCGTGGACACGAGCCAGTGGTCTGAAGTAGGAATGGCGACGGTGCTCACCTTTAAAACCGGTGCCCCGGGTACGTACGTTGCCGGGGTATCCACCCGCGCTCGCTCCATCGAAATGGACGCCGAGGCCTTCAACGGCTACCTCGAACACGACGGTATTCTTGACCTCCTGGCTGAACGCAAGGCCGACCCCGCTCGCCATACGGACGCCGTAGAACGCTACTCAAAGCACGTCAAAACCATCTTTCAGGTTGGTGATAAATTAACCGACGACTGGGCTACCCCCCTCGGCTACCCGATCGAATTCGTACCACAATCAAATCCGTATTCCCTGAAACCCGGCGATGAAATGCAGGTACAGCTACTATTTGACGGGGCGCCACTTGGAGATCAACTCGTCTACCTAGGTAATGACCACGCCCACGGCCACGCGCATACCGACGCCCACGAGCATGAGCACGCTGAAGACGGTGGCCACAGCCACGCAGGCATTGAGCAAATGCGGACGGACGCCAATGGCATGATCACCGCTAAGCTCCCCAGCGAAGGTGTCTGGTACCTGCGAACGATCAACCTTGTACCCATCAATGAACCAGGGCTGACCCACGAAAGCAACTGGGCCACGCTGACTTTTGAGCTTGGCCACGGCCACGCGCACGGGGCCCACACCGACCACGGCCATAGCCACGGAACCGAGGCCGAGCACACGCACGACCACGGGCACCAGCACGCGCACGACCAGGGTGAAGGCCACGACCACGAGGCTGGCCTGCCCGGGTGGGTCTTCTGGATAGCCAGTCTCGTGTTTGTCGGGGTGCTCTTCTTTTACTTCAATGGTAAAGCGAATGCCCGTGAGAACTATTAA